In a single window of the Chloroflexota bacterium genome:
- the hflX gene encoding GTPase HflX, whose product MPRQRGRQPDDELIATLEEERREWLRRDTERREAERRDGLAPATGARTMLAALDWPSADAWDAEDSLDELARLVETAGGTVAGRTIQRREHPDPATFFGRGKAADLAEQRQEPGFDLLVVDSALSPVQQRNLEKRIDGPVLDRPGLIIEIFGQRARTSEARLQVELARLEYLLPRLAGAWSHLERQVGGIGSRGGPGERQIELDRRLVRDRIVALKKEIAQVRSHRARIRAGRRLGTPLVALVGYTNAGKSSLMNRLTEAGVTAEDKLFATLDPTTRRMGLPGGGYAVISDTVGFIQNLPPQLIAAFRATLEELQDAHLLLHVVDASHPNAREQRDAVEAILKELGLAEKPTLLVLNKSDLLTMPVDLDADWEADPEDAVIVSAQTGAGIGALRARIARRLGMEVREVEVDLPFSAGRLVAVFRREGFLIREEHRPHGIRLHGHLPERLIPSFRREGKVREIKDQTAAGWR is encoded by the coding sequence ATGCCAAGACAACGTGGGCGACAGCCCGACGACGAACTGATCGCAACACTCGAAGAAGAGCGTCGCGAGTGGCTCCGCAGAGACACCGAACGCCGTGAGGCCGAGCGCCGCGACGGGCTTGCACCCGCCACCGGCGCCCGGACGATGCTCGCCGCCCTCGACTGGCCGTCCGCCGACGCCTGGGACGCCGAAGACTCCCTGGACGAGCTGGCACGGCTGGTCGAGACGGCCGGCGGCACGGTGGCCGGCCGCACGATCCAGCGCCGCGAGCACCCGGACCCGGCCACCTTCTTCGGGCGGGGCAAGGCGGCCGATCTGGCCGAGCAGCGCCAGGAGCCGGGCTTCGACCTGCTGGTGGTGGACAGCGCACTCAGTCCCGTTCAGCAGCGCAACCTGGAAAAGCGCATCGACGGGCCGGTGCTGGACCGTCCGGGCCTGATCATCGAGATCTTCGGGCAGCGCGCCCGGACCAGCGAGGCCCGCCTCCAGGTGGAGCTGGCGCGGCTGGAGTATCTACTGCCACGACTGGCCGGCGCCTGGAGCCACCTGGAGCGACAGGTCGGCGGGATCGGCTCGCGGGGCGGCCCTGGTGAGCGGCAGATCGAGCTGGACCGCCGCCTCGTGCGGGACCGCATCGTGGCGCTCAAGAAGGAGATCGCCCAGGTCCGCAGCCACCGGGCGCGGATTCGGGCGGGCCGCCGGCTGGGGACGCCGCTGGTGGCCCTGGTGGGGTACACCAACGCCGGCAAGTCCAGCCTGATGAACCGCCTCACCGAGGCCGGCGTCACGGCTGAGGATAAGCTGTTCGCGACGCTCGACCCGACCACCCGCCGGATGGGGCTGCCGGGCGGCGGCTACGCCGTGATCTCGGACACGGTGGGCTTCATCCAGAACCTGCCGCCGCAACTGATCGCCGCGTTCCGCGCCACCCTCGAAGAGCTGCAGGACGCCCATCTGCTGCTGCACGTGGTGGACGCCTCGCACCCGAACGCCCGCGAGCAGCGAGACGCCGTCGAGGCGATCCTCAAAGAGCTGGGGCTCGCAGAGAAGCCGACGCTGCTGGTGCTGAACAAGTCAGACTTGCTGACGATGCCCGTCGATCTGGACGCCGACTGGGAGGCCGACCCCGAGGACGCGGTCATCGTCTCAGCGCAGACGGGGGCGGGTATCGGCGCGTTGCGGGCACGCATCGCGCGGCGGCTCGGGATGGAAGTCCGCGAGGTCGAGGTCGATCTGCCGTTCTCGGCGGGCCGGCTGGTGGCCGTGTTCCGGCGGGAAGGGTTCCTGATCCGCGAGGAGCACCGCCCGCACGGCATTCGCCTGCACGGGCACCTGCCCGAACGGCTGATCCCGTCGTTCCGCCGCGAGGGGAAGGTCCGCGAGATCAAGGATCAGACGGCGGCCGGCTGGCGCTGA
- a CDS encoding sulfatase-like hydrolase/transferase: protein MPQRSAPDRRPNILWYCADQLRGDAIGPSGNPHVRTPNLDRLAAMGTTFTRAYCQAPICTPSRASFLTGKYPSSIPLNCNGNATFPEGERLITRRLADVGYDCGLVGKLHLAGAANGREVRTDDGYRSFKYSHAPRNNWTRGHDYVDWIRAKGIDPDDVLTVKTNTFGDLMEPSAEKDNVPPDLHQTTWATEMALEFIDEERAGPWLLSVNVYDPHPPFNPPWEYYRRYDPDALPGPLFRESDLAHQQMLEDGGVDFQSSPRRPEQYGGKKLQAAYYAMIEMVDEHFGKILDHLERTGQLQNTIVIFSTDHGESRSDHGLTQKGPRFFEGMVRVPLIVALPGQFQAGLKSDALVELTDIMPTLMETLGLPIPADVQGRSLLPILTGAAPADQHREFVRTECYAAFDMPNRTFASMYRDRRWKLVVYHHVGLGELYDLETDPDEFTSLWDSPEHQGVKTDLLLKSYDATIKAMPYGPPLIMPY from the coding sequence CGTGCGGACCCCGAACCTGGACCGTCTGGCAGCCATGGGGACGACCTTCACCAGGGCGTACTGCCAGGCGCCGATCTGCACGCCCAGCCGCGCCTCGTTCCTGACCGGCAAGTACCCGAGCAGCATCCCGCTGAACTGCAACGGCAACGCCACCTTCCCCGAGGGCGAGCGCCTCATCACCCGGCGGCTCGCCGATGTCGGCTACGACTGCGGCCTCGTCGGCAAGCTCCACCTGGCTGGGGCGGCAAATGGCCGCGAGGTCCGCACTGACGACGGCTATCGCTCCTTCAAGTACTCCCACGCGCCACGCAACAACTGGACGCGCGGCCACGACTACGTGGACTGGATCCGGGCGAAGGGCATCGATCCGGACGACGTCCTGACCGTCAAGACCAACACCTTTGGCGACCTGATGGAGCCGTCCGCGGAGAAGGACAACGTCCCGCCGGACCTGCACCAGACCACCTGGGCCACCGAGATGGCGCTGGAGTTCATCGACGAGGAGCGGGCCGGCCCCTGGCTGCTCTCGGTGAACGTCTACGATCCGCACCCACCGTTCAACCCGCCCTGGGAGTACTACCGCCGCTACGATCCCGACGCCTTGCCGGGGCCGCTGTTCCGCGAGAGCGACCTGGCGCACCAGCAGATGCTCGAAGATGGCGGCGTCGATTTCCAGTCCTCGCCGCGCCGCCCGGAACAGTACGGCGGCAAGAAGCTCCAGGCCGCCTACTACGCCATGATCGAGATGGTGGACGAGCACTTCGGCAAGATCCTCGACCACCTGGAGCGGACAGGGCAGCTCCAGAACACCATCGTCATCTTCTCGACTGACCACGGCGAGTCCCGCAGTGACCACGGCCTGACCCAGAAGGGGCCGCGCTTCTTCGAGGGAATGGTGCGGGTGCCGCTGATCGTGGCGTTGCCTGGGCAGTTCCAGGCTGGCCTCAAGAGCGATGCCCTGGTCGAGTTGACGGACATCATGCCGACGCTGATGGAGACGCTCGGGCTGCCGATCCCGGCCGACGTGCAGGGGCGCTCGCTGTTGCCGATCCTGACCGGCGCGGCCCCGGCCGACCAGCACCGCGAGTTCGTGCGGACGGAATGCTACGCCGCGTTCGACATGCCGAACCGGACCTTCGCCAGCATGTACCGCGACCGCCGCTGGAAGCTGGTGGTCTACCACCACGTCGGGCTGGGCGAGCTGTACGACCTGGAGACCGACCCGGACGAGTTCACCAGCCTCTGGGACAGCCCCGAGCACCAGGGCGTCAAAACGGACCTGCTGCTCAAGAGCTACGACGCCACCATCAAGGCGATGCCGTACGGCCCGCCGCTGATCATGCCGTATTGA
- a CDS encoding arylsulfatase: MRTYREGTPFSGEIGRTASTSTSAWPIAKAAQPGAPNIVFILLDDVGFAQFGCFGADIRTPTFDRLAENGLRYRDFHTTAICSPTRSCLLTGRNHHSNGVGIIQEMATGFPGYNGSVPRENGFLSEMLVQEGYATFAVGKWHLTLASEYASGASKARWPLSRGFERYYGFLGGKTSQWFPTLVSDSHYIDPPTALDESYHLNADLADRAIEFVTDLRTVSPEKPFFLYYCLGAGHSPHHVERAWIEKYRGQFDKGWDRWREEVYARQLAAGVIPPGTELSERPEWVPAWDSLSADEQRLYARQMEVYAAFLEQTDHHIGRVIDYLEEIGELDNTLIFLTSDNGASSEGGPCGSFNENLFPNRIQPTVEDNLAHLDDWGGVRSFANYSWGWAWAGNTPLKRWKRYLHQGGMSDALIVHWPAGIQARGEIRGQYAHVVDIVPTVLEALGLSAPAALNGVPQKPVEGVSFAHTFTDGSAATRKSVQYYEMIGSRAIWKDGWKAVAEQEQGPVLTEEMLDAQQWELYHVAEDFSETRNLAEQHPEKLQELIALWWEEAEKYNVLPLDSRMQARMAEPKPLAARPSGRYVYYPGGAPSFEYTAVNVKNRSHTISAHVEIPAGGAEGVLLAHGSWFAGYALYVQDGRLHYVHNYLGLAEYRVTSEVTLPTGPLTLGFRFRKTGEHQGIGTLYIGDQQVGQGEIPHTVPGVIETSGEGLCCGFDSGLPVTDQYAAPFRFTGTLRKVIAEVAGADEVDPDLQIRAAFNEQ; the protein is encoded by the coding sequence ATCCGCACCTACCGAGAAGGCACGCCGTTCAGCGGCGAGATCGGCCGGACGGCCAGCACGTCAACCTCCGCATGGCCCATCGCGAAGGCCGCGCAGCCCGGCGCGCCGAACATCGTGTTCATCCTGCTGGACGATGTCGGGTTCGCGCAGTTCGGCTGCTTCGGCGCGGACATCCGCACCCCGACGTTCGACCGGCTGGCTGAGAACGGCCTGCGTTACCGCGACTTCCACACTACGGCGATCTGCTCGCCGACCCGCTCCTGCCTGCTGACCGGCCGCAACCACCACTCGAACGGCGTCGGCATCATCCAGGAGATGGCGACCGGCTTCCCCGGCTACAACGGGAGCGTCCCGCGTGAGAACGGGTTCCTCTCCGAGATGCTGGTGCAGGAGGGGTACGCCACCTTCGCCGTCGGCAAGTGGCACCTGACGCTCGCCTCCGAGTACGCCTCCGGGGCGTCGAAGGCCCGCTGGCCACTCTCGCGCGGCTTCGAGCGGTACTACGGCTTCCTCGGCGGCAAGACCAGCCAGTGGTTCCCGACCCTCGTCAGCGACAGCCACTACATCGATCCGCCGACCGCCCTCGACGAGAGCTACCACCTGAACGCCGACCTGGCCGACCGGGCCATCGAGTTCGTCACTGATCTCCGAACCGTCTCGCCGGAGAAGCCGTTCTTCCTCTACTACTGCCTCGGAGCCGGCCACTCGCCGCACCACGTCGAGCGGGCCTGGATCGAGAAGTACCGGGGCCAGTTCGACAAGGGCTGGGACCGCTGGCGGGAAGAGGTCTACGCCCGTCAGCTTGCGGCCGGCGTCATCCCGCCCGGCACCGAGCTTTCGGAGCGGCCGGAGTGGGTGCCCGCCTGGGACAGCCTCTCGGCCGACGAGCAGCGGCTGTACGCCCGCCAGATGGAAGTGTACGCCGCCTTCCTGGAGCAGACCGACCACCACATCGGCCGGGTGATCGACTACCTGGAGGAGATCGGCGAGCTGGACAACACGCTGATCTTCCTGACCTCGGACAACGGCGCCAGCTCCGAGGGCGGCCCCTGCGGCTCCTTCAACGAGAACCTGTTCCCGAACCGCATCCAGCCGACCGTCGAGGACAACCTGGCCCACCTGGACGACTGGGGCGGCGTGCGCTCCTTCGCCAACTACTCGTGGGGCTGGGCCTGGGCCGGCAACACGCCGCTCAAGCGCTGGAAGCGGTACCTGCACCAGGGCGGCATGAGCGACGCGCTGATCGTGCACTGGCCGGCGGGCATCCAGGCGCGGGGAGAGATACGCGGCCAGTACGCCCACGTGGTGGACATCGTGCCGACGGTCCTCGAAGCGCTGGGCCTGTCTGCGCCGGCCGCGCTCAATGGCGTGCCCCAGAAGCCGGTCGAAGGGGTCAGCTTCGCGCACACGTTCACGGACGGGTCTGCCGCGACCAGAAAGTCTGTCCAGTACTACGAGATGATCGGCTCGCGGGCGATCTGGAAGGATGGCTGGAAGGCGGTTGCCGAGCAGGAGCAGGGGCCGGTCCTGACTGAGGAGATGCTCGACGCCCAGCAGTGGGAACTGTACCACGTGGCCGAGGACTTCTCCGAGACGCGGAACCTCGCCGAGCAGCACCCCGAAAAGCTCCAGGAGCTGATCGCGCTCTGGTGGGAGGAGGCCGAGAAGTACAACGTCCTCCCGCTCGACTCGCGCATGCAGGCCCGCATGGCCGAGCCGAAGCCGCTGGCAGCGCGGCCGTCCGGGCGGTACGTCTACTACCCCGGCGGCGCGCCGAGCTTCGAGTACACCGCCGTCAATGTCAAGAACCGCTCGCACACCATCAGCGCGCACGTCGAGATCCCGGCGGGTGGCGCGGAGGGCGTCCTGCTGGCGCACGGAAGCTGGTTCGCGGGGTACGCGCTGTACGTGCAGGATGGCCGCCTGCACTACGTCCACAACTACCTGGGGCTGGCCGAGTACCGCGTGACCTCAGAGGTGACCTTGCCGACGGGCCCGCTGACGCTCGGCTTCCGCTTCCGCAAGACCGGCGAGCACCAGGGCATCGGTACGCTCTACATTGGCGACCAGCAGGTCGGGCAGGGCGAGATCCCGCACACCGTCCCCGGGGTCATCGAGACCTCGGGCGAGGGGCTGTGTTGCGGCTTCGACAGCGGCCTGCCCGTGACGGATCAGTACGCCGCGCCGTTCAGGTTCACCGGCACGCTCAGGAAGGTGATCGCCGAGGTGGCCGGCGCGGACGAGGTCGATCCGGACCTGCAGATCCGCGCGGCCTTCAACGAGCAGTAG